A stretch of the Tachysurus vachellii isolate PV-2020 chromosome 26, HZAU_Pvac_v1, whole genome shotgun sequence genome encodes the following:
- the exosc2 gene encoding exosome complex component RRP4, which translates to MAMEMRLPVRRETSLPASHSSSDVQHLVVPGDVITSDTGFMRGHGTYMDDEKLTASVAGEVERVNKLICVRPLKTRFNGEVGDVVVGRITEVQQKRWKVETNSRLDSILLLSSVNLPGGELRRRSAEDELTMRDYLQEGDLISAEVQSVFSDGALSLHTRSLKYGKLGQGVFVQVSPSLIKRQKTHFHNLTCGASIILGNNGYIWIYPTPGHQDEEAGGYYTSLAPISLPDREVISRLRNCLLALAAHKVLLYDTSILYCYESSVTHQIKDILKPEITDEIVMETRQRLLDQEG; encoded by the exons ATGGCGATGGAGATGAGATTGCCTGTGAGAAGAGAAACGTCTCTGCCGGCTTCTCATTCCAGTTCGGACGTTCAGCATCTGGTTGTTCCGGGGGATGTGATCACATCAGACACCGGGTTTATGAG AGGCCATGGTACATACATGGACGATGAAAAACTCACCGCTTCTGTGGCTGGTGAGGTTGAAAGAGTCAACAAACTCATCTGCGTCAGGCCGCTGAAGACGAG attcaACGGTGAAGTCGGCGATGTGGTTGTTGGTCGGATCACTGAG GTTCAGCAGAAACGCTGGAAAGTGGAGACGAACTCTCGGCTGGACTCCATATTGCTTTTGTCTTCCGTCAACCTTCCTGGAGGAGAGCTG AGGAGGCGATCAGCAGAGGACGAACTTACCATGAGAGACTATCTTCAGGAAGGGGATCTTATCAGC GCAGAGGTGCAGTCTGTCTTTTCAGATGGAGCGCTGTCTCTTCATACACGCAGCTTAAAATACGGCAAG CTGGGTCAGGGCGTGTTTGTGCAAGTCTCACCCTCGCTCATCAAGAGACAGAAAACCCATTTCCACAATCTGACATGTGGAGCGTCCATAATACTAGGGAACAATGGTTATATTTGGATTTACCCAACACCGGGGCATCAGGATGAGGAGGCAGGAGGGTATTACACGAGCCTGGCG CCCATTTCTCTCCCAGACCGGGAAGTCATTTCTAGACTGAGGAACTGTTTACTGGCTCTGGCAGCTCACAAAGTTTTGCTTTATGACACTAGCATTCTCTACTGCTATGAGTCCTCCGTGACACACCAG ATCAAAGACATCTTGAAACCAGAGATCACGGACGAAATCGTGATGGAGACACGGCAACGACTTCTAGACCAAGAGGGTTAA
- the spra gene encoding sepiapterin reductase a: MEFGNTTTEASSEAKDFGKALCIITGASKGFGRCLAKEISTLLKPGSVLILVARSGDKLLELEDDLSTQRRDLVIHRVVADLGHKDGVEGVIREAKKTPSSDIDTLFLFNNAASLGDVSRYAQSFTDMEEVNDYLSMNVSSALCLTARILQLFPADMHLRRCVVNVSSLCALQPFPSWVLYCMGKAAREMMFRVLAKEESELRVLSYAPGPLDTDMQIHARSNTADECIRTSITAMHSEGRLLTCEESVGKLIKVLLKDNYESGAHLDFYDL; the protein is encoded by the exons ATGGAATTTGGTAATACTACAACTGAAGCTTCGTCAGAGGCCAAAGACTTCGGCAAGGCTCTTTGCATCATAACAGGAGCGTCTAAAGGCTTCGGAAGATGTCTTGCTAAAGAAATATCAACTCTCCTGAAACCTGGCTCGGTGCTCATCCTGGTTGCCAGATCTGGAGATAAGCTGCTAGAACTGGAGGATGATTTGTCTACGCAGAGAAGGGACCTGGTTATCCATCGTGTGGTTGCAGATCTTGGACACAAGGATGGAGTAGAAGGTGTTATAAGAGAAGCAAAAAAGACACCAAGCTCTGATATCGACACCCTTTTTCTGTTTAATAACGCAG ctTCACTTGGTGATGTTTCACGCTATGCTCAAAGCTTCACCGACATGGAAGAAGTTAACGATTATCTGTCGATGAACGTGAGCTCAGCATTGTGTTTGACTGCCAGGATCCTGCAGTTGTTTCCAGCTGACATGCATTTGCGTCGCTGTGTGGTGAACGTGAGCTCTCTGTGTGCTCTGCAGCCGTTTCCCTCCTGGGTGCTTTACTGCATGGGTAAAGCAGCACGGGAAATGATGTTCCGTGTGCTGGCCAAGGAAGAGTCTGAGCTCAGAGTTCTCAGCTATGCTCCAG GCCCTCTGGACACAGATATGCAAATCCACGCCCGGTCTAACACAGCAGACGAGTGTATTAGGACGTCTATCACAGCAATGCACTCTGAGGGCCGCCTGCTGACCTGCGAAGAGTCTGTGGGGAAGCTGATAAAGGTCCTGTTGAAGGATAATTATGAATCTGGAGCGCATCTGGACTTTTACGATTTGTAA